A window of candidate division KSB1 bacterium contains these coding sequences:
- a CDS encoding carboxypeptidase-like regulatory domain-containing protein, translating to MQRLIWMTLLFAISAIAQDIPELRLVGEPVFSENEFVGVRDVNGRLCAAIKVISDLDGLRYTSYNGIVRVDDLPGQDMVYLSPNERVLEIYYTGFRPKKIILYDAGIRLQSKAVWEIQITGDEKKDPIPVTILTEPQGAAIRIDGGPASAELQHLLVPGMHRISAAKPGYAITDTVVSVDLNHALVRLGLQARSEKAVVDIAVTPPDASILLTHTTGRTFTADGSHTFADLPPGDFEYQITHRGYEPRTGQISVKAGRRLRGRISMQPVDPKKIGLKSVKWYWWALGVAAAGGGYYYINHVKKDKPSTILRIDMPDQVGN from the coding sequence ATGCAACGTTTGATATGGATGACACTGCTTTTTGCAATTTCCGCAATTGCTCAAGATATTCCGGAATTGCGTCTGGTTGGTGAACCCGTGTTTTCTGAAAATGAGTTTGTCGGTGTACGCGATGTGAACGGAAGACTATGCGCGGCGATTAAAGTCATTTCTGATCTTGACGGACTCCGGTATACGTCATACAATGGTATCGTGCGAGTCGATGATCTGCCGGGCCAGGATATGGTCTACTTGTCACCGAATGAACGGGTGCTGGAAATTTATTACACAGGATTCAGACCGAAAAAGATCATATTGTATGATGCCGGTATCCGATTGCAAAGCAAAGCTGTCTGGGAAATTCAAATCACGGGTGATGAGAAAAAAGATCCCATTCCGGTGACCATTCTCACAGAACCGCAAGGCGCTGCAATTCGCATTGATGGCGGACCTGCCAGCGCTGAACTCCAGCACCTGCTCGTTCCCGGTATGCACCGCATTTCAGCGGCAAAACCGGGATACGCAATCACGGATACAGTCGTATCCGTTGACCTCAACCACGCCCTGGTGCGTCTCGGTCTGCAGGCACGCTCAGAAAAGGCCGTGGTTGACATTGCGGTCACACCTCCGGACGCTTCTATCCTGTTAACACATACAACCGGACGAACCTTTACCGCAGACGGCAGTCATACGTTCGCCGATCTTCCGCCCGGTGATTTTGAATACCAGATTACTCATCGCGGCTATGAACCAAGAACCGGCCAGATTAGCGTCAAGGCCGGACGGCGGCTCAGAGGACGGATCAGTATGCAGCCGGTGGACCCTAAAAAAATCGGATTGAAATCCGTAAAATGGTACTGGTGGGCTCTCGGAGTTGCGGCTGCAGGCGGCGGATATTATTATATCAATCATGTAAAAAAGGACAAGCCATCTACGATTCTGCGCATTGATATGCCGGATCAAGTCGGTAATTGA
- a CDS encoding FISUMP domain-containing protein: MKISSLIKTTPALALLFTLSCGIFQPQDQSAHLLLQIRQAEPETLAKAQTSIDSMQCIVQRNNKIVYNEILRPENGRFQNDIKLDPGNGYSVSLLGRHQSVTVGQAYEDSIDLNQGETRTVVLTWNVFTVKLLQPGSDSLLFQNKTELAWQDCPGAVSYDLQIDDQQDFAAPEVNESALTATEFKLETPLSAATWHWRVRPRDEQDTPGRWSNSRTFSVDTRVPAAPELISPVDQSVLSSPPTLEWQKQQGIQSWHVRLDDQPGFSSPESQDSALTVPSFLPDSLNDGLYYWQVRASRNGKWSDWSDVWRFTLDTRGPEAPSLTQPADGSVLDTDTPTLSWQQVSEAQTYEVVIDTRSAFTAPVARDTALNETLYTPSSLDDASYVWRVRACDAQGHWGAWSEIWSFVVDARVPEAPELQSPTDGSVVADSLPEFSWYSVDATGYNIRIYSDGSFASPFIADRDIVKPEYTVQIALPDSVYRWQVRGSDSHGNWGDWSETWSFSIDTQGPDAPPLMSPINDTTLIDSIVTFKWSFLDDASAYELQVCNEQSFTNPEIHLADLTSTESPGNLITQGIWYWRVRAVDMYGNYGSWSQIWYFKIPERGKMTDQDGNVYKTIKIGDQWWMAENLKVTHFRNGDLIPNITSNSEWINLSSCAYCAYGNDENNTELYGYLYNWFAVKDPRVIAPEGWHVPTDEEWKKLINFLGGPNIAGVKLKDKGTEYWQDSDEQGTNESRFTALPSGLRYFEDGIFYELGQSANYWSSSQAEPNQGVAWSRTLSFDSKGTSRDYSDKRRGFSIRCIKNGSVQPSNTPNASFSISHSFGTTETIFTFDASGCTDAGDAVSALQVRWDWENDGIWDTGYSTTKTATHTFVDPGTKTVKLQVVDSGGLTDSTTRQVTVLDANYETGMVTDIDGNTYQTVKIGDQWWMAENLRVTHYRNGDAIHNVTIDSEWQALASGAYCAYDNLESNAHVYGYLYNWYAVDNTRNIAPEGWHVPTDEEWKELEMALGMSLQEAGLTGWRGTDEGGKLKATGIDHWTAPNTGATNASGFGALPSGFRDHLGEFHKKNNFGYFWSCTGYDIVDAWCRYLYHDHADIYRNNDNKRYGFPVRCIKGEHTPITNTAPQASFAISPDSGTTETTFTFDASDCSDAEDATSGLQVRWDWENDGNWDTEYSTSKTATHQYSTKGTRTINMEVIDTEGLTDTFTLDITVSEKTTGTVTDIDGNTYKTIKIGDQWWMAENLKVTHYSNGDTIPNVTSNSEWMNLESGAYCAYDNSESNAETFGYLYNWYAVDDSRNIAPEGWHVPTDDEWKELEMALGMSQSKTDIVGWRGNNSQGSKLADNASLWSDGDLKNNSAFGASGFNALPGGYSLDNRVYDDGIGNDAYFWSSSESYSYHAWYRHLNYSSTYVGRNERSKRTGFSIRCVRD; encoded by the coding sequence ATGAAGATTTCATCACTCATTAAAACAACCCCGGCACTTGCCCTGTTATTCACCCTGTCTTGCGGCATCTTTCAGCCGCAGGATCAATCCGCGCATCTGCTGCTGCAGATACGGCAGGCGGAACCGGAAACATTGGCCAAAGCGCAGACGTCCATTGACAGTATGCAGTGCATTGTTCAGCGCAATAACAAGATCGTTTACAATGAGATATTGAGGCCCGAAAACGGCCGGTTTCAAAATGATATCAAACTGGATCCGGGCAACGGCTATTCGGTGAGTTTACTGGGACGGCATCAGAGCGTGACCGTCGGTCAGGCCTATGAGGACAGTATTGATTTGAATCAAGGTGAAACGCGTACGGTGGTGTTGACCTGGAACGTGTTCACTGTCAAACTTTTGCAGCCGGGCTCGGACAGTCTGCTGTTTCAGAATAAAACCGAACTGGCGTGGCAGGACTGTCCCGGAGCGGTCAGCTATGACCTGCAGATCGATGATCAACAGGATTTCGCGGCCCCGGAGGTCAATGAATCTGCCCTGACCGCCACAGAATTCAAGCTCGAAACGCCATTGAGCGCCGCAACCTGGCACTGGCGCGTGCGGCCGCGCGATGAACAGGACACACCCGGACGCTGGTCGAATTCACGCACATTCAGCGTTGACACCCGGGTGCCGGCTGCGCCTGAATTAATCTCTCCTGTGGATCAATCGGTGCTCAGTTCACCGCCGACGTTAGAATGGCAGAAACAGCAGGGCATTCAGAGCTGGCATGTTCGTCTGGATGATCAACCGGGATTTTCATCGCCAGAGTCACAGGATTCGGCACTGACTGTACCTTCTTTTCTACCAGATTCACTCAATGATGGTCTATACTACTGGCAGGTACGTGCCTCCCGCAACGGAAAATGGAGCGACTGGTCGGATGTCTGGCGCTTTACCCTGGATACCCGCGGTCCCGAGGCGCCGTCACTCACCCAGCCCGCAGACGGGAGCGTGCTTGACACAGACACTCCAACGCTCAGCTGGCAGCAGGTGAGTGAAGCCCAGACCTACGAGGTGGTGATTGACACCCGTTCGGCGTTCACGGCACCGGTGGCTCGCGATACGGCCTTGAATGAAACCTTGTACACGCCGTCATCCCTGGACGATGCGTCCTATGTCTGGCGCGTGCGGGCTTGTGATGCGCAGGGACATTGGGGCGCGTGGTCGGAAATTTGGTCTTTTGTTGTTGATGCACGGGTGCCGGAGGCGCCAGAGCTGCAGAGTCCGACCGATGGGAGTGTGGTTGCGGATTCTTTGCCGGAGTTCAGCTGGTACTCTGTTGACGCTACCGGCTATAACATTCGTATATATTCGGATGGATCATTTGCTTCACCCTTTATCGCGGATAGAGATATTGTAAAGCCAGAATATACAGTACAAATCGCTTTGCCTGATAGCGTTTATCGTTGGCAGGTTCGCGGTAGTGATTCTCACGGGAACTGGGGAGATTGGTCTGAGACCTGGTCGTTCAGCATTGACACACAGGGGCCGGACGCACCGCCATTGATGTCACCCATAAACGACACGACTTTAATAGACAGTATTGTAACTTTTAAATGGTCTTTTTTAGATGATGCTTCGGCTTATGAACTGCAAGTCTGTAATGAACAGAGCTTTACCAATCCTGAAATCCATTTAGCCGACCTCACATCAACAGAGTCACCCGGAAATTTAATAACTCAAGGTATTTGGTACTGGAGGGTCCGAGCAGTGGATATGTATGGAAATTATGGTAGCTGGTCACAAATTTGGTACTTTAAAATTCCTGAACGAGGAAAGATGACGGATCAAGACGGCAATGTATACAAAACAATAAAGATCGGTGACCAATGGTGGATGGCGGAGAATCTGAAAGTGACGCATTTCCGCAATGGAGACTTAATTCCGAATATTACCAGTAACTCTGAATGGATAAATTTATCAAGTTGTGCTTATTGCGCCTATGGCAATGATGAAAACAATACAGAATTGTATGGCTATTTATACAACTGGTTTGCGGTAAAGGATCCAAGAGTAATTGCTCCAGAAGGATGGCATGTGCCGACTGATGAGGAGTGGAAAAAGCTTATTAATTTTTTAGGTGGACCGAATATAGCCGGTGTAAAATTAAAAGATAAAGGTACTGAATATTGGCAAGATTCGGATGAACAAGGTACGAATGAAAGCAGGTTTACTGCATTACCAAGTGGACTTCGTTATTTTGAAGATGGTATTTTCTATGAGCTTGGGCAAAGTGCAAATTATTGGTCGTCAAGCCAAGCTGAGCCGAATCAAGGGGTGGCATGGAGCAGGACATTAAGTTTTGATAGCAAAGGCACAAGTCGAGATTACAGTGATAAGCGCAGAGGTTTTTCTATACGGTGCATCAAAAATGGATCGGTTCAACCGAGCAATACGCCCAATGCATCGTTTTCTATATCACATTCTTTTGGCACAACCGAAACTATTTTTACGTTTGATGCTTCAGGATGTACCGATGCAGGGGATGCTGTTTCGGCCTTACAGGTACGTTGGGACTGGGAAAACGACGGAATCTGGGATACCGGGTATTCGACAACCAAAACCGCAACACACACTTTTGTAGATCCGGGGACAAAAACAGTAAAATTACAGGTTGTGGACAGCGGCGGATTGACAGATTCGACCACGAGGCAGGTTACCGTTTTAGATGCAAATTATGAAACCGGCATGGTGACGGACATTGACGGAAATACCTATCAGACCGTCAAGATTGGTGATCAGTGGTGGATGGCGGAGAATCTCAGGGTGACTCATTATCGCAATGGGGATGCAATCCATAATGTGACAATCGATTCGGAATGGCAGGCATTAGCATCTGGTGCCTATTGTGCTTATGATAATCTTGAAAGCAATGCGCATGTTTACGGTTATTTGTATAATTGGTATGCAGTTGATAATACACGAAATATAGCGCCCGAGGGCTGGCATGTGCCCACTGATGAGGAGTGGAAAGAGTTAGAGATGGCATTGGGAATGAGTCTGCAGGAAGCTGGTTTAACAGGATGGAGAGGAACGGATGAAGGGGGGAAGTTAAAAGCTACCGGTATTGATCATTGGACTGCACCCAATACTGGCGCGACAAATGCAAGCGGTTTTGGCGCCTTGCCTAGCGGATTCCGCGATCATTTAGGTGAATTTCACAAGAAAAATAATTTCGGCTACTTTTGGTCATGCACCGGATATGATATCGTCGATGCATGGTGTCGTTATTTATATCATGACCATGCTGATATCTATCGAAATAATGATAATAAAAGGTATGGTTTTCCTGTTCGCTGTATAAAAGGCGAACATACCCCAATAACAAATACAGCACCTCAAGCTTCATTTGCCATATCTCCTGATTCCGGCACAACCGAAACCACTTTTACATTTGACGCCTCGGACTGTTCCGATGCCGAGGATGCAACATCAGGTTTGCAGGTCCGCTGGGACTGGGAAAATGACGGAAACTGGGATACGGAGTACTCAACTTCAAAGACGGCAACGCATCAATATTCAACAAAAGGAACCCGGACAATAAACATGGAGGTTATCGATACCGAGGGATTGACAGACACTTTCACTTTGGATATTACTGTTTCAGAAAAGACAACTGGCACAGTGACCGACATCGATGGTAATACATACAAAACCATCAAGATCGGTGATCAATGGTGGATGGCTGAAAACTTGAAAGTTACACACTATAGCAACGGAGACACGATTCCCAATGTGACGAGCAATTCAGAATGGATGAATTTAGAAAGCGGTGCGTATTGCGCCTACGACAATAGTGAAAGCAATGCTGAAACTTTTGGTTATTTATACAACTGGTATGCGGTTGATGACAGCCGAAATATCGCTCCTGAGGGTTGGCATGTGCCTACAGATGA
- a CDS encoding type II toxin-antitoxin system RelE/ParE family toxin, which translates to MSYKVYIIADAEQDILEIYDYISHSDSLEKAEYVYRNIEEKCASLSEQPNRGHFPPELERIGIYEYREIHYKPYRILYQVMDEKMYIHCILDGRRELQALLEKRLLRS; encoded by the coding sequence ATGAGCTATAAAGTTTATATTATTGCCGATGCCGAGCAAGATATACTGGAAATCTATGATTATATATCACATTCGGATTCCTTGGAAAAGGCAGAATATGTCTACAGGAATATTGAGGAAAAATGTGCAAGCTTGAGTGAACAGCCAAATAGGGGGCATTTCCCACCGGAATTAGAACGAATTGGAATATATGAATATCGCGAAATACATTACAAGCCGTATCGAATCCTGTATCAGGTGATGGATGAAAAAATGTATATTCATTGCATATTAGATGGACGCCGCGAGTTACAAGCTTTACTGGAAAAACGACTGTTACGTTCATAG
- a CDS encoding type II toxin-antitoxin system Phd/YefM family antitoxin produces the protein MKYSEAVKPISYFKAHASKVVRDVFDNKKTMIITQNGEAKVILQDVRSYEQLQESLALLKILAISNKSLNEDKYKPAAKAFEDIRQKIDERQAE, from the coding sequence GCGAAGCAGTAAAACCCATCAGTTATTTTAAAGCTCATGCATCCAAAGTAGTGCGAGATGTATTTGATAATAAAAAAACCATGATCATCACCCAGAATGGTGAAGCTAAAGTTATTCTGCAGGATGTTCGTTCGTACGAGCAATTACAAGAAAGCCTTGCCTTGCTAAAAATATTGGCAATAAGCAATAAAAGTTTAAATGAAGATAAATATAAACCTGCAGCGAAAGCTTTCGAGGATATCAGACAAAAAATTGACGAACGACAGGCTGAATGA